The following coding sequences are from one Saprospiraceae bacterium window:
- a CDS encoding GNAT family N-acetyltransferase, with amino-acid sequence MTDKISIRPFLLTDKDRLIEIANNRNIYTNLRDAFPHPYTSEHAEVFLQKAISARPSQLMAILCNDHYVGNIGIHPGQDVYRKSAELGYFISEDHWNKGIATQAVAIMVEYTFANFQYVRIYASVFDYNKASTKVLEKNGFLFEGSSTKSIYKNGNYYNELHYALVR; translated from the coding sequence ATGACAGACAAAATTTCAATTCGACCTTTCCTTCTAACTGACAAGGATCGACTGATAGAAATCGCTAACAACAGAAACATTTATACAAATCTCCGGGATGCTTTCCCGCATCCATATACTTCTGAACATGCTGAGGTATTTCTCCAAAAGGCGATTTCTGCAAGACCTTCACAACTAATGGCTATTCTGTGTAATGATCATTATGTAGGTAATATTGGCATTCATCCAGGGCAGGATGTCTATAGAAAATCAGCAGAGTTGGGTTACTTCATTTCTGAAGATCATTGGAACAAAGGGATTGCAACGCAGGCAGTAGCGATCATGGTAGAATATACTTTTGCAAATTTCCAATATGTTAGAATATATGCGAGTGTATTCGACTACAACAAAGCATCGACGAAAGTTTTGGAAAAAAACGGTTTTCTTTTTGAAGGCAGCTCCACAAAATCCATTTATAAAAACGGAAATTACTACAATGAACTTCACTATGCCTTAGTGCGATAG
- a CDS encoding LTA synthase family protein yields the protein MIVRTLLKLYLVALIIFTIFRLILLGIHFEEASHAISLIPQALLMGLRFDMVILAYIFALPMLVAVVGESYSGKNASKAFIYFAGTMCLLAFIVSTIDIIYFGQYAQRLNYAVFHWIDSPWFVIRLVVQDIAFLLPLIGILIIGILWMRYVHYLASRSEKNALNWIWKLGLVFFLFLSMRGRIDIKSPIRVGTAYFSNHHFINELGLNPNFTLIRSVLDQRQIVKNKLSLTDNERAANYFRQWINSNSADPCSIERQVRYTAASRKNIILILMESMGKCCFTSQMKLNTTPFLDSLSDLSRVFSPVFSNGIHTFNGIFSTLYSFPSISTYHPLKFSEKKYHGIPAELKKLNYTNLFFTTHDGQFDNIEGFLYKNDFDKVFSDDEYKFEDKHTNLGVVDDVMLRHAADLMDRETTPFFSVLLTSSHHTPFYTPPYFKREFSDDRTNAIHYADAALRIFIERAKKSPWYQNSIFVFVADHGIPQTTDLPVALSYNSIPFILFDPSVTVGNLVSGFGTQIDVMPTILSYLNLSYTNNTFGVDLNNSKRDFAIYNYDDRYAVIDSSLIFVQKYDRSFAGVYSLKNAEAINCKELSQECDKLKNAGQSILQFYSNFEANCMK from the coding sequence ATGATCGTTCGTACTTTGCTCAAGTTGTATTTAGTAGCTCTAATTATATTTACGATTTTCAGACTGATATTACTAGGTATTCATTTTGAAGAAGCTTCTCATGCGATTTCTTTGATTCCACAAGCACTATTGATGGGTCTGAGGTTCGACATGGTAATTTTGGCGTATATCTTTGCTTTGCCAATGTTGGTGGCCGTAGTAGGGGAATCTTATTCAGGCAAAAACGCATCAAAAGCGTTCATTTACTTTGCAGGCACCATGTGTTTATTGGCTTTTATTGTTTCGACCATTGACATTATATATTTTGGGCAATATGCACAACGATTGAATTATGCAGTTTTCCATTGGATAGATTCACCTTGGTTTGTAATCAGATTGGTTGTACAGGATATTGCTTTTTTGTTGCCATTGATTGGCATTTTGATTATAGGCATATTGTGGATGAGGTATGTTCATTATTTGGCTTCGCGATCTGAGAAAAATGCATTAAATTGGATCTGGAAACTCGGACTCGTCTTTTTTTTATTTCTTTCTATGAGGGGAAGAATTGATATTAAATCTCCGATACGAGTCGGAACTGCGTATTTTTCAAACCATCATTTTATTAATGAATTGGGGCTTAACCCAAATTTTACATTGATCAGATCTGTGTTGGATCAACGACAAATTGTAAAAAATAAATTATCTCTTACCGACAATGAAAGAGCTGCGAATTATTTCAGGCAGTGGATAAACTCAAATTCTGCAGATCCATGTTCGATTGAAAGACAAGTCCGATATACAGCAGCCAGCAGAAAAAACATCATCCTCATTCTGATGGAAAGCATGGGAAAATGTTGTTTTACTAGCCAAATGAAATTAAACACAACACCATTTCTTGACTCTCTTTCCGATTTAAGCAGAGTGTTTTCTCCTGTTTTCTCAAATGGTATTCATACTTTCAATGGAATATTCAGCACCTTATATTCTTTTCCCTCCATTTCAACCTATCACCCTTTAAAATTCTCTGAAAAGAAATACCACGGTATTCCTGCCGAGCTTAAAAAGCTAAATTATACCAATTTGTTTTTTACCACCCATGACGGTCAATTTGATAATATCGAGGGATTTTTATATAAGAATGATTTTGATAAAGTTTTTTCGGACGATGAATACAAGTTTGAAGATAAACACACGAACTTAGGTGTTGTGGATGATGTGATGCTTCGACATGCTGCTGACCTAATGGACCGTGAAACAACTCCATTTTTTTCGGTGCTCCTTACTTCGAGCCATCATACACCCTTTTACACTCCACCATATTTCAAACGCGAGTTTAGTGATGATCGGACCAATGCCATTCATTATGCAGACGCGGCATTGAGGATTTTTATTGAGAGGGCAAAAAAATCACCCTGGTACCAAAATAGTATTTTCGTTTTTGTAGCTGACCACGGGATTCCACAAACGACAGATTTACCTGTGGCGCTTAGTTATAATTCAATTCCATTCATTCTGTTTGATCCTTCAGTGACTGTCGGTAATTTGGTTTCTGGATTTGGTACCCAAATCGACGTAATGCCTACGATACTTTCTTATTTAAATTTGAGCTATACGAACAATACTTTTGGTGTGGATTTAAACAACAGTAAGCGGGATTTTGCTATTTACAATTATGATGACCGTTATGCGGTGATAGATTCTTCATTGATCTTTGTACAAAAGTATGATAGATCGTTTGCAGGAGTTTATTCACTTAAAAATGCTGAGGCAATCAATTGTAAAGAGTTATCACAGGAATGTGACAAATTGAAAAATGCCGGTCAGAGTATTCTGCAATTTTATAGCAATTTTGAAGCAAATTGTATGAAGTAA